The following coding sequences lie in one Paramormyrops kingsleyae isolate MSU_618 chromosome 15, PKINGS_0.4, whole genome shotgun sequence genomic window:
- the gpr17 gene encoding uracil nucleotide/cysteinyl leukotriene receptor isoform X1 yields the protein MENFICILDVHGWHLNFFIVFVFKMVKMDTPTMEEFSQFYNQSSEDCGGATDWENMIFGIYYILIFFFALIGNCLALWIFSCQRGVSSPANAFLLHLAIADLSYVIILPLRATYHLTGGHWPFGEIPCRVVGFLFYVNMYGSIYFLACVAGDRYLAVVHAVRSLKIRRPLYAHIASFSLWFLVIVSMVPLLASQQTSEMEGVTVCLQLYREKASRHALISLAVAFIPPFIATLSFYLLIIHSLCKGSRLESALKLKILGTIGLVLLIYVVCFLPYHASRTIYILSYGHPSTSCEAKRRLMLANRLTSSLTCMNGALDPLVYLFGAEKFQGSLRRLLCRDKAGGSGATSGDLKGTHDSSLSAKSEL from the coding sequence ATGGAAAATTTTATTTGCATCCTTGATGTTCATGGGTGGcatcttaatttttttattgtttttgtctttAAAATGGTAAAGATGGACACTCCAACAATGGAAGAATTTTCACAGTTTTACAACCAGTCATCTGAAGATTGTGGAGGTGCAACAGATTGGGAGAACATGATTTTTGGGATTTACTACATCCTAATCTTTTTCTTTGCTTTGATTGGGAACTGCTTGGCCCTCTGGATCTTCTCTTGCCAGCGTGGAGTTTCTTCCCCAGCCAATGCCTTTCTGCTACATCTTGCCATTGCTGACCTTTCCTATGTCATCATTTTGCCCCTTCGAGCCACTTACCATCTGACAGGGGGGCACTGGCCATTTGGTGAAATTCCTTGCAGAGTCGTGGGCTTCCTGTTCTACGTTAACATGTATGGTAGTATATACTTTCTGGCTTGCGTAGCTGGTGATCGATACCTTGCTGTGGTCCATGCTGTGAGATCTTTAAAGATTCGTCGACCTCTGTATGCTCACATTGCTAGTTTTTCCCTCTGGTTCCTGGTCATCGTGTCCATGGTGCCCCTACTGGCCAGCCAGCAGACATCTGAGATGGAGGGGGTGACTGTGTGCTTGCAACTGTATCGTGAGAAAGCTTCCCGTCATGCTCTCATCTCTCTGGCAGTAGCTTTCATTCCCCCATTCATAGCCACTCTGTCCTTCTACCTTCTTATCATTCATAGCCTGTGCAAGGGTTCTAGGTTAGAGTCAGCTCTCAAGCTCAAGATCCTGGGCACCATTGGACTGGTCCTGCTCATCTATGTGGTGTGCTTCCTGCCGTATCATGCCAGTCGAACAATTTACATCCTGAGCTATGGTCACCCCAGTACATCCTGTGAGGCTAAGAGGCGCCTGATGCTAGCCAATCGTCTCACTTCTTCCCTAACCTGCATGAATGGTGCCCTGGATCCCTTAGTCTATCTTTTTGGGGCAGAAAAATTCCAGGGAAGTCTGCGGAGGCTTCTTTGTAGGGATAAGGCAGGGGGTTCTGGTGCTACCAGTGGGGACCTGAAGGGAACGCATGACAGCTCTCTGAGTGCCAAATCTGAGCTCTGA
- the gpr17 gene encoding uracil nucleotide/cysteinyl leukotriene receptor isoform X2, with translation MDTPTMEEFSQFYNQSSEDCGGATDWENMIFGIYYILIFFFALIGNCLALWIFSCQRGVSSPANAFLLHLAIADLSYVIILPLRATYHLTGGHWPFGEIPCRVVGFLFYVNMYGSIYFLACVAGDRYLAVVHAVRSLKIRRPLYAHIASFSLWFLVIVSMVPLLASQQTSEMEGVTVCLQLYREKASRHALISLAVAFIPPFIATLSFYLLIIHSLCKGSRLESALKLKILGTIGLVLLIYVVCFLPYHASRTIYILSYGHPSTSCEAKRRLMLANRLTSSLTCMNGALDPLVYLFGAEKFQGSLRRLLCRDKAGGSGATSGDLKGTHDSSLSAKSEL, from the coding sequence ATGGACACTCCAACAATGGAAGAATTTTCACAGTTTTACAACCAGTCATCTGAAGATTGTGGAGGTGCAACAGATTGGGAGAACATGATTTTTGGGATTTACTACATCCTAATCTTTTTCTTTGCTTTGATTGGGAACTGCTTGGCCCTCTGGATCTTCTCTTGCCAGCGTGGAGTTTCTTCCCCAGCCAATGCCTTTCTGCTACATCTTGCCATTGCTGACCTTTCCTATGTCATCATTTTGCCCCTTCGAGCCACTTACCATCTGACAGGGGGGCACTGGCCATTTGGTGAAATTCCTTGCAGAGTCGTGGGCTTCCTGTTCTACGTTAACATGTATGGTAGTATATACTTTCTGGCTTGCGTAGCTGGTGATCGATACCTTGCTGTGGTCCATGCTGTGAGATCTTTAAAGATTCGTCGACCTCTGTATGCTCACATTGCTAGTTTTTCCCTCTGGTTCCTGGTCATCGTGTCCATGGTGCCCCTACTGGCCAGCCAGCAGACATCTGAGATGGAGGGGGTGACTGTGTGCTTGCAACTGTATCGTGAGAAAGCTTCCCGTCATGCTCTCATCTCTCTGGCAGTAGCTTTCATTCCCCCATTCATAGCCACTCTGTCCTTCTACCTTCTTATCATTCATAGCCTGTGCAAGGGTTCTAGGTTAGAGTCAGCTCTCAAGCTCAAGATCCTGGGCACCATTGGACTGGTCCTGCTCATCTATGTGGTGTGCTTCCTGCCGTATCATGCCAGTCGAACAATTTACATCCTGAGCTATGGTCACCCCAGTACATCCTGTGAGGCTAAGAGGCGCCTGATGCTAGCCAATCGTCTCACTTCTTCCCTAACCTGCATGAATGGTGCCCTGGATCCCTTAGTCTATCTTTTTGGGGCAGAAAAATTCCAGGGAAGTCTGCGGAGGCTTCTTTGTAGGGATAAGGCAGGGGGTTCTGGTGCTACCAGTGGGGACCTGAAGGGAACGCATGACAGCTCTCTGAGTGCCAAATCTGAGCTCTGA